A region from the Lolium perenne isolate Kyuss_39 chromosome 4, Kyuss_2.0, whole genome shotgun sequence genome encodes:
- the LOC127349281 gene encoding uncharacterized protein: MATAWVRARSLSCKSRAVADEVCSPPPLPKKHPPPPVKGAVELLPAKESRRSRSSEHDRPARKKKTTSNYGKKKPRQPAQLAASPAHPSSPFLAMTELPEGHSSRRIVELIFASGWGPHAPEVEVEALFRVHSTARAVSRFEDARAAARARGAAADDARCAADGNEVMRFQCRPADGEDSVVCAAVATTKLSAVRTFDGSGAADASATGGSGGRRGMLVCRVIAGRVRRAVDPPCRAGEYQSVDAGGGELVVLDRRAVLPCFLVVYRVKPALDGSPSCCRSR; encoded by the coding sequence ATGGCGACGGCGTGGGTGCGCGCGCGTTCTCTCAGCTGCAAGTCCAGAGCCGTCGCCGACGAAGTGTGCAGCCCGCCGCCGCTGCCCAAGAAACACCCGCCACCGCCGGTCAAGGGTGCGGTAGAACTACTGCCGGCTAAGGAGAGTCGGAGGTCCAGGTCCAGCGAGCACGACCGGCCTgctaggaagaagaagaccacgtcCAATTATGGGAAGAAGAAGCCCAGGCAGCCGGCGCAGCTCGCCGCGTCCCCAGCGCACCCGAGCTCGCCGTTCTTGGCAATGACGGAACTCCCGGAGGGCCACTCCTCCCGCCGCATCGTCGAGCTCATCTTCGCGTCCGGATGGGGCCCTCACGCGCCGGAGGTCGAGGTGGAGGCCCTGTTCCGGGTGCACAGCACGGCACGCGCGGTGTCGCGCTTCGAGGACGCGCGCGCCGCCGCGAGGGCACGGGGCGCGGCCGCGGACGACGCGCGGTGCGCCGCCGACGGCAACGAGGTGATGCGGTTCCAGTGCCGCCCCGCCGACGGCGAGGACTCGGTGGTCTGCGCCGCGGTCGCCACGACCAAGCTGTCGGCCGTGCGCACGTTCGACGGCAGCGGCGCGGCGGATGCCAGCGCCACCGGAGGCTCCGGAGGCCGCAGGGGCATGCTGGTGTGCCGCGTCATTGCCGGCCGCGTCCGGCGCGCCGTCGACCCTCCGTGCCGCGCCGGCGAGTACCAGTCGGTCGACGCGGGCGGGGGCGAGCTCGTGGTGCTCGACCGCCGCGCCGTGCTCCCCTGCTTCCTCGTCGTCTACAGGGTCAAGCCGGCTCTGGACGGTAGCCCTTCTTGCTGCCGTTCCCGCTGA